From one Anabas testudineus chromosome 21, fAnaTes1.2, whole genome shotgun sequence genomic stretch:
- the LOC117152810 gene encoding CD209 antigen-like protein A gives MPTCPAGWTKFSCFCYFLSPKTGSWTEGRQDCRTRGADLVVIDSAEEQTLLSDLTKEETLSWIGLTDGEHEKTWKWIDGTPLTLSYWEEDQPDNGGGQAKWGEEDCAHIRTGKKTIGHWNDWSCRASLHWICEKKA, from the exons ATGCCG acttgtcctgcaggatggacaaagttcagctgtttctgttatttcctCTCCCCTAAGACTGGTTCTTGGACCGAAGGCAGACAGGACTGTAGAACCAGAGGAGCAGATCTGGTGGTTATAGACAGTGCTGAAGAACAG ACATTACTCTCTGACCTCACCAAAGAAGAAACGTTGAGTTGGATTGGTTTGACTGATGGAGAACATGAGAAAACCTGGAAATGGATTGATGGGACTCCACTGACTCTAAG TTACTGGGAGGAAGATCAACCTGACAATGGTGGTGGACAAGCAAAGTGGGGTGAAGAAGACTGTGCACACATCAGAACTGGCAAGAAAACTATAGGCCACTGGAACGATTGGTCCTGTAGAGCATCTCTGCACTGGATCTGTGAGAAAAAAGCTTAG